From the genome of Candidatus Dormiibacterota bacterium:
GCCCCGCCGCCGTGCTCGGCGACGGCGACGCCCTCGTCTACCGCGAGGTCGCGGGCGCGGCGCTCTCGCGCTCCCTCGGCGCCGGCTGCCGCCCCGACCCCGCCCACCTCGAGCGGGTGGGGCTGATGCTCCGCGCCGTGCACGCGGCGACGCCGGCGCCGCCGTCGAGCCTGCCCGGTCGCGAGCTCGCCGCCGAGGTGCGCACCGTCGGCCGCGCCTGCGAGGCGATGGCGGCGCTCCGGCCGGACCTGGGCGCCCTCGCCGCGGCCACCGTGGAGCGCGCCTGGCGGGCGATCGCGGCGCTCGAGCAGGAGCCCGCCACCACCCTCCACGGCGACATGAAGGCGGACCACCTGCTCTGGGGCCCGGGGGGCCTCCAGGTCCTCGACACCGATCGCTGCTCCCTCGGCGACCCCGCCTACGACCTCGGCAAGATGCTCGCCGACCTGCGTTTCTGGGCGGCGGTGACGGGCTCGCCCGCCGCCGCCGGGGCCGAGCGGGCGGTGCTCGCCGCCTACGCCGGCGGGGAGCCGCGAGTGGCCAGGGCACGGCTCTACGCCGCCCTGCTGCTGGTGCGGATGGCGGCCCGGCGGGTGCCGCTGTGGCGCCCCGACTGGGCCCCCCGCACCGCCGCGCTGCTCGCCTCCGCCGCCGCCGCGGTCGACGGATGACCCGGCTCCCCGCCGGGCTCGACCCGGCGCTTCCCGGCCTGGGCGCCGCGCTCGACCCGGATGCGGTGGCCCTGCGCTTCCAGCGACGCTGGCCGGCGCCGGGCGATCCCCCGGCGATCCGCGGCTGCACCGTCCAGCACCGGCGCTGGTCGCCCGGGGTCGAATGCGAGGCGGTGTGCCTGCTCACCACCTCGCGGTCGCCGGTGCCCACCCTCGGGGTGGTCACGGTGCGGCCGGAGGGGATCAGCCACCGCCTCTACGAGGATGACCCCGGGCTCGAGGGGCTCGCCGCGGCCGCCGACCCGGCGCGGATGCGGGACTGGCTGGCGGAGCGGCTGGGGATCGCGGTGGGCACCTGCACCGTGGTCCCGTTGAGCTACCGGCCGGGGCTCCGCTGCGTGCTCCGCTACCGGCTCGGCGCCGGGCCCGGCCCGGTCTACGCCAAGGTGGTCGCGGAGGGCGTCTTCGAGATCCTGGCCGGTGCCGCGACGGCGCTCGGCGGCGAGCTCGCGCCGGCGCTGGTCGGGGTGGCCCC
Proteins encoded in this window:
- a CDS encoding aminoglycoside phosphotransferase family protein, which produces MRSLLLGAGRAPLRALLDSMAGGSGTVRGCRLRRAQLKPGRKLTAYHDVLIAGDPRPVPVVVTWHSGGVPEGAAERAAAAEATLRAAGLPARLPRLWAVDRAAGMIVLAAPLDPAFPALARLSDPASVPETLARCGEEAVPAAGCGVRPLRYRPGQRHVLEYLGPRRLRLFVKLYRPGEGAPVAGAVGVLAALLEESGVPGLHAVRPAAVLGDGDALVYREVAGAALSRSLGAGCRPDPAHLERVGLMLRAVHAATPAPPSSLPGRELAAEVRTVGRACEAMAALRPDLGALAAATVERAWRAIAALEQEPATTLHGDMKADHLLWGPGGLQVLDTDRCSLGDPAYDLGKMLADLRFWAAVTGSPAAAGAERAVLAAYAGGEPRVARARLYAALLLVRMAARRVPLWRPDWAPRTAALLASAAAAVDG